Within the Thermosynechococcus sichuanensis E542 genome, the region AGGTGCGCTTCGTTACTCCGCAGCAGTTCCCGCTGGAAACAATGGCGATCAAAATCGGCAGTAAATTCGGCAGCCGTGGGGTAACTGGTATAGCGGGGCAAGGGGCGATCGTACTTCTGTAGCAGTGCCCGATCAAATTGAATTGGCTGAACCACACTCATGGATGTTTGCAAGCTCCTAACAAGATCAACAGTGAGCCTTAGACGGCAACGGCTGCAGGACGGGGGTGCTCCCGCCGACTGGGCTGGTTTTCAATGACCACGGACTGCCACACCTGATCGCCAATGGTGGTTTTTAACTCTGGCTCAAGAGCATGCATGAGATTGCAGTTGAGGGCAAAGGCAAAGTTGGCTTCCTTGACAATGCGGGCGATCGCGTCTTCGTCGAGGCCAAGACTATCCAAAGTTTCCCGATACCGCTGCTTAAAGGCTTTCTTATCTTCCGGGGTCGGCAGGGCTGGAAACTCATAAAAGGCGGTGCCTTTGCCTTCGGGGAGCGCCAACTGGGAACGGACAATTTTACTCAGGGCTTGTCCCCCAGAGAGATCACCCATATAGCGGGTGTAGGAATGGGCAATGAGCAACAGAGGGTTACTCTGGGCTAGATCATGGATACGACTGAGGTAAACGCGGGTGGCCGTGAGGGGGGTAATCTGATCGCGCCAATTGTCGCCGTAGTAGAAGGCTAAATCTTCGGCCAGTTGACCACTGCGGTTCAGTTCGGGGAAGTACATTGCTCCCAGGCGATCGCTGGTGGCACTGGCTAGAGCTGCTTCAAGCGCAGTGTAAACGAAGTAGAGGTTGGCCAAAAACTGGCGGAAGAGGCTCGGGGTAATTAACCCGCGTACAAAGCATTTCATGAAGGCGGTGTGTTCGGCTAAGGTGTGCGCCTCAGCAGTTCCTTCACGCAACGCAAGGGAGAGCACGGTCATACCTGTAACTCCTGAAATCAGTTTTTACAATCTTTTTTAGAAAAAACAATTTGCCAACGGAAAATGGCCGCGGCCTGAACAGGGACAAAACGATAAACTAGAGCTGAGTATTACTTTTTGACCATATGGCTGTCAAGCGAAACTTTAAAAAACATAACAAAACTGCCTACTTTTGCAAAATCGTCAAGGTGGTTCTTGACCGTCCTGAGGGATATAGTATAGTAAAACGGTATGCCCTGCATAGGTTTAGTTCTATAGGAGTGAAAGGCTTATGGTGGCGATCGCCCCCAATCCCGATTCAGGCCAGAGCGTTAAAACCATTCGCGAAAACCTTTTAACCCCCCGTTTTTACACAACAGATTTTGAACAGGCAGCAAAACTTGACCTTAGTCGCCAGCAGGAACAACTCGAAGCAATGTTGGCGGAAATGCGGGCAGACTACAACCGCCATCACTTTGTCCGCGACGACTCCTTCAAAGGCACATGGGACACCTTGGATGCAGAGACCCGCAAAGCCTTTATTGACTACCTTGAGCGTTCCTGTGTCTCTGAGTTTTCAGGGTTTTTGCTCTTTAAGGAACTCTCACGCAAGCTCAAGAATCGCAACCCCCTTTTGGCAGAAATCTTTCACCTAATGGCACGGGATGAGGCGCGGCACGCAGGGTTTCTCAACAAGGCAATGATGGATTTTGGCCATGCCATGGACTTGGGCTATCTCTCCAAGGCGCGCACCTACACCTTTTTCCCGCTGCCGTGGGTACTCTACACCGTCTATCTATCGGAGAAAATTGGCTACTGGCGCTATATCATCATCTACCGTCACCTTGAAAAGCACCCCGAACATTCCTTCTATCCCCTCTTCAACTACTTCGAGAGTTGGTGCCAAGACGAAAACCGCCACGGCGATATTTTCAAGGCCTTGATCCACTCCCAACCCCAATTGCTTCAAGGCTGGGGCGCCAAACTATGGATGCGCTTCTTCCTGCTAGCCGTGTTTGCTACCCATACGCTGACGGTGCATGAGCGTGCCAAATTCTATGAAGCCCTTGGCCTCGATGCCACGGAATTCGATCGCGAGGTGATTGCCAAAACCAATGAAACAGCGGCGCGCACCTTCTCGGTGGTGCTCAATGTCGATCACCCTGAGTTTTACCCCCGTCTGCAACGCTGTGTTGAAATCAGCAAGAAATTGCAAGCTATTGAAGCCAGCAATCAACCGCAGTGGCTGAAGGCCTTGCGGAAGCTGCCTCACCAGTTGGCGATCGCGGGTCATCTCCTACGCATTTATCTGTTGCCCCCCGTCAATGCCCAACAGGAATGGGGCACGGTACACTAGGGCTAAAGCTCCTCTTGGCGAAAACGGTTGAGCAGTTCGACCAGCAGCTCTTGGTTGACCTTGGGAATCAGGCGATCGAGGGAAAGAGTCTGCTGACCGCCGCCAAGGGGAACGGCAACCTCCTGCAAGACGCGAGTGACTTGCGCTGAATTAATTTCCCCCTGTTCCAAGAGGGGTAAAAATGCTTCAGCAAGCGGGGTGGCCAGTTTTGCATCCCCAAGGTAGAGATGCCATTTGGCGACATCAATATAAATGTCACGGCCAATTTCCGCTGCAAGGCGTTCAATTAAGGGGGTACGACTCATTCAGGTCACCAATTGTTAATTCACTATATTTGTACCAGTCAAGGGAGCGATCGCTAGAACCTTCCAAGACCCATCATTACCCATCTCCCCTAAGCTTAGGGTTAGTTCTTAGAACATTGATTATTAAATTTTGTTGAAGAATTCAAGACTTCTACCGTCTTCTTCGCAAGGTTTGCATACACTCAAAGCAGTCAAAACCGCTGTATGTCAGGAGTTCACCCTCCTTAGAATCCTCCCATCTTCTGGAAAAGGGCTGCACCAACACTCTTTATTTTTTATTATTTTTTATGCTAGCGTAGCCTTAGAATCTGCTAAGTACCCATTCTTATGACTACGGTTACTCCTCAGGGGATTCCCCAAACCGCTGAATCTTCACAGGATACAGTTGAAGCTCTGCGCCAAGATGTCATTCATTTGCTCAAACAAGCCGTTCCTATTGTTGAACGCTACAATGACCTCCATAAAACAACAGGCACAGAATTTTCAGGTACACTAGCGATTCGGCAAGCCCTCGCCAACGTTGAGGAAATTGCTCTTCGCATGGCTGTGGTTGCCCCTATGAAGGCAGGAAAGTCCACAATCATCAATGCGATCGTTGGTCAACCCCTCCTACCAGCCCGCAACACGGCAATGACTGCTATTGCAACTGAAATCGTTTTAGATACGAAATGCCCTGAACCTGTTCTCTTTGTCCCGCAAGAGACCCTCACGTTATTTGAAGAGGCAGCAGAGGAAATCCGTCAAGAATGCCATAAGAACCGTGCCGAGGTTCAAGCTAAACTACAGAAATATCCTCATCTCTCCCAAACATTGATTAACATCATTAGCAATTACACTTTGTTTCCTGCAAAGACAAGAGGTGTTGAAAATGTAGGTAAAGCCCTGCAACCAATGAATGATTTGGTACGTTTAGCTAGCGAAATTGTTCCTACCTACAACCCTGTAAAGCGCATGCGGGAGCTACCCCAGATTAGGGTGGCACCTTTCACCCTTGAAGGAGAGGCTATCAACACTGCCTTGGGCAATCTTGTGATTATTGACACTCCAGGCCCTAATGAAGCAGGCGAGAATTTAGAAATCAAGAATATTTTTGCTGAACAACTGGAGCGGAGTAGTCTCATTCTGGTCGTCTTGGACTTTACTCAACTCAAGACTGAGGCAGCTAAAAGTGTTCAAGACACTGTTCAGGCAATTGCTAAGATTCGTGGTGGAACTGAAAATATCTATGCCCTTGTAAATAAAATTGATCAACGGCGCAGCTCGGATATGACTCCTGAACAAGTACGGGAGTTTGTACAGCAGGAATTTAACATTTCTAGCTCTCACGTTTTCGAGATTTCTGCTCAGCGCGCCTACTGTGCTGCTCGCTTTTTGAACCAGCGTGATTTAGGAGAGGACTGGCAGACTCGGCCTGAAGCAAGAGATTTAGCGAGAGAAATTCTTGGGGATGACTGGGAAGAAGACTTGAAAGATATTAGCAAAGACAATTTTACCAAAAAAGCTAGAAAGCAGTGGTATGAACGCTCAGGATTTTATCAGTTTTTCACTAAGGTTATTAATGAACTCATTAAAATTGCCGCGCCAAAAGTGATGATAGATTCACTGCGCATAACTGAGGGATATATTAAGCAGCTTCTTGAAGATATTAATTTACGGAAAAAAGGCTATCAAGCAGACCTTCATATACTTCAGGAGGAAGTTGAGAAATTGAATCAAGATATTGATGCAGTTGAAAAGTCAGTCAGTCTTTTGAATATTATTGAGGAATATCAAAAAAAAATAAAGGACTTTATTGCGCGTGAAGTCTCTAACTTGAAGAAAAATGCAAGAGCAGATGTTAATCGTCTTTTTTCTCAAGAAGAGTATGAACAGGCTGATCTTCCTAAAAAAGCATTTCTTATTTTCAAAGAACTTGAGCAAGGATTCAAAAGTTTGATAAGAATCAATGATAAATCTCGTCAGTACCCTTCAGAGATTACTTTTAGCTCAAGGAATGAAGCAAAAGAATTTCAGCAAAAGATATTTGATCTGGTTTCACAAAAGGCAGAATGCAAATTTCATAAGGCTCAGAAAGAGATTCAGCAATTCGTAGATAAAAAAATCACTGAACTAAAGGAAGAAATAAAGAAAAAAAGTCAACCTATTCTAGAGAAAGCACAAGAACGACTCCAGAGAACTTTTAATGTACAATTAAGTCTTCCTAATCTTGAAGTTTTGCAGATTAATTTTGATAATTGTAAATTTGAGCCTGAAACATTAGATGAGATTGTTGAAAAAAAGCGAAAAGTGAAAAAGCGGTTTTGGTGGCATTGGCTTTGGTTAGTCCCTAAGGAAGTAGAGGAAACCTATGCAGAAACTATTAAAAAATATGTGGTTCATCTCAGTCAAGTAGTTAACGAAATCAACAAACAAATAGATACCCAAGCTAATCAAATTGAAGAAAATGTTTCTAATTATTTAGAAAAGGGTTTTAAATCAGAAGCAGAACAATACCTTAAATATCTCAGTAGCTATCTCAAAGATTATCGAACAACTCTCACTGAGAGCCAAGAATATCAAAGAAAATCTACTCTTGAAAAAGAAGAAGTGATGAAGCAAATAGAGAAGATTGAGATGGACATTCAGAACGTTAGATGTAATATTTCAGATTATTTAACTCGAGTAAAGCAAGTTCTCCAAAACTATGGTTCCTCCTGTGATTCAACAGCGAATTCCTCTTGTTAATGATCAATTGTTGATTGATTTGGTTAATGGTATTCATATCAATCAATCCTTAACAAGGTATCGTGAGAGTCGGGGATTCTTTGGCAAGCTACTAGATACCTTAGTAGGGCGTACTTATGAACAAGATACGCTCATTGCTCAAAACTTGACCCGAGGGCTAGAAGGCTTGCTGAGTATTACTAATGAACTGGTTGAAAAGTTAGAATTTGCTGAGTACACTCTTGTCACTACTCAGCGATCGTTACTAGAAACTCGCAAAGACCTTGTGGCTACACAACGCTCCCTCCTAGAAAGCCGCGAGGCGATTAATCGCAATACTCAGCTATTGGCCAGTTTAATTCAGGCC harbors:
- a CDS encoding heme oxygenase (biliverdin-producing), which translates into the protein MTVLSLALREGTAEAHTLAEHTAFMKCFVRGLITPSLFRQFLANLYFVYTALEAALASATSDRLGAMYFPELNRSGQLAEDLAFYYGDNWRDQITPLTATRVYLSRIHDLAQSNPLLLIAHSYTRYMGDLSGGQALSKIVRSQLALPEGKGTAFYEFPALPTPEDKKAFKQRYRETLDSLGLDEDAIARIVKEANFAFALNCNLMHALEPELKTTIGDQVWQSVVIENQPSRREHPRPAAVAV
- the acsF gene encoding magnesium-protoporphyrin IX monomethyl ester (oxidative) cyclase, with amino-acid sequence MVAIAPNPDSGQSVKTIRENLLTPRFYTTDFEQAAKLDLSRQQEQLEAMLAEMRADYNRHHFVRDDSFKGTWDTLDAETRKAFIDYLERSCVSEFSGFLLFKELSRKLKNRNPLLAEIFHLMARDEARHAGFLNKAMMDFGHAMDLGYLSKARTYTFFPLPWVLYTVYLSEKIGYWRYIIIYRHLEKHPEHSFYPLFNYFESWCQDENRHGDIFKALIHSQPQLLQGWGAKLWMRFFLLAVFATHTLTVHERAKFYEALGLDATEFDREVIAKTNETAARTFSVVLNVDHPEFYPRLQRCVEISKKLQAIEASNQPQWLKALRKLPHQLAIAGHLLRIYLLPPVNAQQEWGTVH
- a CDS encoding DUF3181 family protein, which gives rise to MSRTPLIERLAAEIGRDIYIDVAKWHLYLGDAKLATPLAEAFLPLLEQGEINSAQVTRVLQEVAVPLGGGQQTLSLDRLIPKVNQELLVELLNRFRQEEL
- a CDS encoding dynamin family protein; amino-acid sequence: MTTVTPQGIPQTAESSQDTVEALRQDVIHLLKQAVPIVERYNDLHKTTGTEFSGTLAIRQALANVEEIALRMAVVAPMKAGKSTIINAIVGQPLLPARNTAMTAIATEIVLDTKCPEPVLFVPQETLTLFEEAAEEIRQECHKNRAEVQAKLQKYPHLSQTLINIISNYTLFPAKTRGVENVGKALQPMNDLVRLASEIVPTYNPVKRMRELPQIRVAPFTLEGEAINTALGNLVIIDTPGPNEAGENLEIKNIFAEQLERSSLILVVLDFTQLKTEAAKSVQDTVQAIAKIRGGTENIYALVNKIDQRRSSDMTPEQVREFVQQEFNISSSHVFEISAQRAYCAARFLNQRDLGEDWQTRPEARDLAREILGDDWEEDLKDISKDNFTKKARKQWYERSGFYQFFTKVINELIKIAAPKVMIDSLRITEGYIKQLLEDINLRKKGYQADLHILQEEVEKLNQDIDAVEKSVSLLNIIEEYQKKIKDFIAREVSNLKKNARADVNRLFSQEEYEQADLPKKAFLIFKELEQGFKSLIRINDKSRQYPSEITFSSRNEAKEFQQKIFDLVSQKAECKFHKAQKEIQQFVDKKITELKEEIKKKSQPILEKAQERLQRTFNVQLSLPNLEVLQINFDNCKFEPETLDEIVEKKRKVKKRFWWHWLWLVPKEVEETYAETIKKYVVHLSQVVNEINKQIDTQANQIEENVSNYLEKGFKSEAEQYLKYLSSYLKDYRTTLTESQEYQRKSTLEKEEVMKQIEKIEMDIQNVRCNISDYLTRVKQVLQNYGSSCDSTANSSC